In one window of Saprospiraceae bacterium DNA:
- a CDS encoding ABC-F family ATP-binding cassette domain-containing protein produces MIRLQGIHLSFGGRKIFDNLNITISEGEKVALCGRNGTGKSTLFKLLTKELKADQGNIENQGNQSIGLLRQELPEEHHLSLIEDVQNSLPEIRQLQKIVEESERIIHDPHEDPKIIQEAIGRLQDAHTRLEYLEADKLEGKIERILLGLGFTTGDFQKRVVEFSGGWRMRIELSKLLLSRPDILLLDEPNNHLDIIALRWLEDFLRKYEGTVILISHDLMFLDRVGKRIIEIDRGKVYDFKGNYTAYKAYRQERKDMELREYESQQKVIRHKEMLIDKFRYKASKAAFAQSLITELGRMEVKEAPDDDVSDIRLRFRPTIQSGNKVVEIKEVSKSYGEKLVLRDVNLFLERGMKWSFIGANGNGKSTLVKLICTEIEPDSGVIELGHQVKIGYYAQEHSEFLNRDWTPLETLENNCNAEMRPMVRKILGGLGLRGEDVEKKISVLSGGEKARVRLALLLVQEHNFLILDEPTHHLDIPSKNRLKEALINYSGTVIIVSHDREFLKELAQKTILFEQKNIKVFEGDIDYYLEKTEQASVYDGLKVVEKAEVATSVTPDYQSRKKLQRQIQNLEKEILKLESELKQIEQTMHDPSFYEKPDHKTVLSRYNELQKSLNEISGEWEKLVEELD; encoded by the coding sequence GTGATCCGATTACAAGGCATACATTTATCATTTGGGGGTCGAAAAATATTTGACAACCTCAATATTACGATTTCGGAGGGAGAGAAAGTGGCCTTATGTGGCCGTAATGGCACCGGCAAATCCACTTTGTTCAAACTATTGACTAAAGAGCTCAAAGCAGATCAGGGGAATATTGAGAATCAGGGAAATCAATCCATAGGATTATTGCGCCAGGAGTTACCCGAAGAGCATCATCTGAGTTTAATAGAAGACGTACAAAACTCCTTGCCGGAAATTAGACAGCTCCAAAAGATCGTCGAAGAAAGCGAAAGGATTATCCACGATCCCCATGAAGACCCCAAAATCATTCAGGAAGCTATTGGGCGCTTACAGGATGCACATACAAGACTGGAATATCTCGAAGCCGATAAACTCGAAGGAAAAATTGAAAGGATTTTGCTCGGTTTAGGATTTACGACCGGAGATTTTCAAAAACGGGTTGTTGAATTCAGTGGTGGTTGGAGAATGCGTATCGAACTTTCAAAATTACTATTGTCCAGGCCCGATATCTTACTGCTCGACGAACCGAACAACCATTTGGATATAATAGCGCTGCGCTGGCTTGAAGATTTTCTCAGGAAATACGAAGGCACAGTTATATTGATCTCTCACGATCTTATGTTTCTCGACCGGGTGGGAAAAAGAATTATTGAAATCGATCGTGGAAAAGTGTACGATTTTAAAGGAAATTACACAGCATATAAAGCCTACCGGCAAGAAAGAAAAGACATGGAACTGAGGGAGTATGAATCGCAGCAGAAAGTCATACGTCACAAAGAAATGCTCATCGACAAGTTCCGGTACAAGGCTAGTAAAGCGGCCTTTGCTCAATCCCTGATCACTGAATTGGGGAGAATGGAAGTAAAAGAAGCGCCGGATGACGATGTTTCAGATATCAGACTTAGGTTCAGGCCAACCATTCAAAGTGGAAATAAAGTTGTTGAAATTAAAGAAGTTTCAAAGTCCTACGGCGAAAAACTGGTTTTAAGGGATGTGAATCTTTTTTTAGAAAGAGGAATGAAGTGGAGTTTTATAGGTGCCAACGGCAATGGGAAAAGTACGCTGGTAAAATTGATCTGTACCGAAATTGAACCGGACAGTGGTGTAATTGAATTGGGACATCAGGTTAAAATCGGATATTATGCCCAGGAACATAGCGAATTTTTAAACAGAGATTGGACTCCGCTCGAAACGTTGGAGAATAACTGTAATGCTGAAATGCGACCCATGGTCCGGAAAATTCTTGGGGGTTTAGGATTGAGAGGGGAGGACGTCGAAAAAAAGATATCAGTTCTATCTGGGGGAGAAAAGGCTAGAGTCAGATTGGCACTGCTGTTGGTCCAGGAACATAATTTTCTAATCCTGGATGAACCCACACATCATCTCGACATTCCCTCGAAAAACAGACTCAAAGAAGCACTTATTAACTATTCGGGTACAGTCATCATCGTTTCGCACGACCGCGAGTTTCTCAAAGAACTGGCACAAAAGACCATCCTGTTTGAACAAAAAAATATAAAGGTATTCGAGGGAGATATTGATTATTATCTCGAAAAAACGGAGCAGGCCAGTGTATATGACGGATTGAAGGTTGTTGAAAAAGCGGAAGTAGCTACGTCAGTAACTCCGGATTACCAATCCCGCAAAAAATTGCAGAGACAGATACAAAATCTGGAAAAAGAAATACTCAAATTAGAATCCGAATTGAAACAGATTGAGCAAACTATGCACGATCCATCCTTTTATGAAAAACCCGATCATAAAACGGTTCTTTCCAGATATAACGAGCTTCAAAAGTCATTAAACGAAATTTCGGGTGAATGGGAGAAGCTGGTAGAAGAATTGGATTAA
- the folE gene encoding GTP cyclohydrolase I FolE: MLGEVGEDPEREGLAKTPERAAKAMEFFTQGYSLKGEDVLRSAMFKEEYSEMVLVKDIELYSLCEHHMLPFFGKAHIAYIPNGYIVGLSKLARLVDVYSRRLQVQERLTHEILNCIQNTLNPLGAAIVIEARHMCMMMRGVQKQNSITKTSAFTGIFRKVETRNEFLNLIQSDSI; the protein is encoded by the coding sequence ATGCTGGGAGAAGTAGGTGAAGATCCAGAAAGGGAGGGCTTGGCGAAAACTCCGGAAAGAGCTGCAAAAGCCATGGAGTTCTTTACGCAAGGTTATAGTTTGAAAGGGGAAGATGTCCTGAGATCTGCCATGTTTAAGGAAGAATACAGCGAGATGGTCCTGGTCAAGGATATTGAATTGTACAGCTTATGCGAGCACCACATGTTGCCTTTTTTTGGAAAAGCGCATATTGCTTATATCCCCAATGGTTACATCGTCGGACTCAGCAAATTGGCAAGACTGGTCGATGTTTACAGCCGGAGATTGCAGGTTCAGGAGAGGCTCACTCATGAAATCCTCAACTGTATTCAAAACACACTAAATCCTTTAGGTGCGGCGATCGTAATTGAAGCCAGGCATATGTGCATGATGATGCGTGGCGTACAAAAACAAAATTCAATTACAAAAACATCGGCATTTACCGGAATATTCCGAAAAGTGGAAACGAGAAATGAATTTCTCAATTTAATACAATCTGATTCGATCTGA
- a CDS encoding YqgE/AlgH family protein — protein sequence MISEPFMMDPNFKRTVVLIADYTKDEGTVGFILNRQMDVKLEDLTTDFGEFEAPVHYGGPVDNNSMYFIHNVGDLLEDSIKISRGIYWSGNYEKLRFLIECQLIQSHNIRFYVGYSGWSKDQLEEELQTKSWLVSDMEPNFIFKNKPEQLWKDILEYKGYHFSALSSLEGDELMN from the coding sequence CTGATTTCTGAACCTTTCATGATGGATCCCAATTTTAAGAGAACCGTTGTGCTCATTGCAGATTATACAAAAGATGAAGGTACCGTTGGTTTTATTTTAAACAGACAAATGGACGTCAAACTGGAGGATTTAACAACGGACTTTGGTGAGTTTGAAGCACCGGTGCATTATGGGGGCCCGGTTGACAACAACTCCATGTATTTTATTCATAACGTTGGAGACTTGCTGGAAGATTCCATAAAAATATCAAGGGGGATTTATTGGAGTGGAAATTATGAAAAGCTGCGATTTCTCATTGAGTGCCAACTTATACAATCGCATAATATCCGCTTTTATGTGGGATACAGCGGATGGTCAAAAGACCAGCTTGAAGAAGAGTTACAGACCAAGTCCTGGCTGGTCTCTGATATGGAGCCTAATTTTATTTTCAAAAATAAACCTGAACAGCTTTGGAAAGATATACTCGAGTACAAAGGATATCATTTCAGCGCGTTGTCTTCGCTAGAAGGTGATGAACTCATGAATTAA
- the fabD gene encoding ACP S-malonyltransferase, whose amino-acid sequence MQKTALLFPGQASQFKGMGKNLYEENTDARKLFDEADALLGFKITEVMFEGSDDELKQTRITQPSVFIHSVIGAETKGKMLQYEGVAGHSLGEFSALVAAKVFSFQDGLKLVNIRAHAMQEACEINPGTMAAIVGLDDSKIEEICNAFTEDVVVAANYNCPGQLVISGSLKGISTIEKLMTEAGAKRFITLAVGGAFHSPLMEPARLELEAAIDKTAFQTPVCPIYQNVNALPETDPVKIKENLKAQLTSPVRWTQTMQNMIQDGFQNFFEVGGNGTVLSGFLKRINREIPIQAI is encoded by the coding sequence ATGCAGAAAACAGCTTTGCTATTTCCAGGACAAGCCAGCCAATTTAAAGGCATGGGTAAAAATTTATACGAGGAGAATACCGATGCCCGCAAGTTATTTGATGAAGCGGATGCTTTACTGGGTTTTAAAATTACGGAAGTGATGTTTGAAGGTTCAGACGATGAACTGAAGCAGACCAGGATCACGCAGCCTTCCGTCTTCATTCATTCTGTGATCGGTGCAGAAACCAAGGGGAAAATGTTGCAATACGAAGGTGTTGCCGGACACAGCCTGGGCGAGTTTTCAGCCTTGGTAGCGGCTAAAGTATTTAGTTTTCAGGATGGCCTCAAACTGGTCAACATCAGAGCCCATGCCATGCAAGAAGCTTGCGAAATCAATCCTGGAACTATGGCTGCTATCGTCGGACTTGATGATTCGAAAATAGAAGAAATCTGCAATGCATTTACAGAAGATGTGGTCGTGGCAGCCAATTATAATTGTCCGGGACAACTCGTCATTTCAGGAAGCCTCAAGGGGATTTCAACGATCGAGAAACTGATGACTGAAGCCGGAGCCAAGAGATTTATTACCCTGGCTGTTGGAGGTGCTTTTCATTCTCCTCTGATGGAACCTGCACGATTGGAACTTGAGGCGGCCATCGATAAAACAGCATTTCAAACACCTGTTTGTCCGATTTATCAAAATGTAAATGCTTTGCCAGAGACAGATCCTGTAAAAATCAAAGAAAATTTGAAAGCGCAATTGACTTCACCTGTTCGATGGACACAAACCATGCAAAACATGATTCAAGATGGATTTCAAAACTTTTTCGAAGTCGGAGGAAATGGAACCGTATTAAGCGGATTTTTAAAAAGAATAAACCGCGAAATTCCCATCCAAGCAATTTAA